One window of Nocardia higoensis genomic DNA carries:
- a CDS encoding AMP-binding protein has protein sequence MDSAQTAETLPGRLADIANTCPDVPATFWSVSETVNYAELHRQSLVMAATLVRHGVRRGEPVGILCPNAPEFLVALFAVTAAGGAATPLPLPAGARQQEAFPRRLAAITAAARMRTVLVSHRFAGAAALLGTGAGQVAGREVTVLDTAASVDTDRGSDTPLPPIGADDLAVVQFTSGSTGTPKGVRLTHRNVLAGLAAIRTGIALDHTDRGGFWLPLFHDMGLFGTLSAILRGIPAHVWSPLAFVKDPARWLAEFAASGSTITAMPNFGYEALLAAVPPEQVGDYDLRRWRIAFNGSEPISHEVVTAFCARFAPAGFDRSSMFGVYGMAEATLAVTFPPLRRGPRFEWVDRARLADDAVALPIPAEEPGARAVAGVGGPVAGLRVRVVDLDGRDRPGGGVGEILIQGPSVTAGYLGGDPAGTAAEFSDGWLRTGDLGYLRDGELFVTGRRKEMITVRGVNYYAHDVEHAVRELDGLYQGRCTAAANPEGADVIALIAETELEGAAADAFAERVRGHIAAELGLAAVEVHLVAPRTIPRTSSGKLQRLSAGQLLARQR, from the coding sequence ATGGATTCTGCGCAGACCGCCGAAACTCTGCCGGGCCGGCTGGCCGACATCGCGAACACCTGCCCCGACGTCCCCGCGACATTCTGGTCGGTGTCGGAAACGGTGAACTACGCCGAATTGCACCGCCAATCTCTGGTCATGGCGGCGACGCTGGTCCGGCACGGGGTGCGGCGCGGTGAACCGGTGGGAATCCTGTGCCCGAACGCGCCGGAATTCCTCGTCGCGCTGTTCGCGGTCACCGCGGCGGGCGGCGCGGCGACTCCCCTGCCGCTGCCGGCGGGGGCACGCCAACAGGAGGCGTTCCCGCGCCGGCTCGCCGCGATCACCGCGGCGGCCCGGATGCGCACCGTGCTGGTATCGCACCGATTCGCCGGCGCCGCCGCGCTGCTGGGGACCGGCGCCGGGCAGGTCGCCGGGCGAGAGGTCACTGTGCTCGACACCGCGGCATCGGTCGACACCGACCGCGGATCCGACACGCCGTTGCCCCCCATCGGCGCCGACGACCTGGCCGTCGTGCAGTTCACCTCCGGCAGCACCGGCACCCCGAAAGGCGTGCGGCTGACCCACCGCAACGTGCTCGCCGGCTTGGCCGCGATCCGCACCGGCATCGCGCTCGACCACACCGACCGCGGCGGGTTCTGGCTGCCGCTGTTCCACGACATGGGCCTGTTCGGCACGCTGTCGGCGATCCTGCGCGGCATCCCCGCGCATGTGTGGTCGCCGCTCGCCTTCGTCAAGGACCCCGCGCGCTGGCTGGCCGAGTTCGCCGCGAGTGGGTCCACGATCACCGCGATGCCGAACTTCGGCTACGAGGCCCTGCTGGCCGCGGTGCCGCCGGAACAGGTCGGCGACTACGACCTGCGGCGCTGGCGCATCGCCTTCAACGGCTCCGAGCCGATCTCGCACGAGGTGGTCACCGCCTTCTGCGCGCGGTTCGCCCCCGCCGGGTTCGATCGGTCGTCGATGTTCGGCGTCTACGGGATGGCCGAGGCGACCTTGGCGGTGACGTTCCCGCCGCTGCGCCGGGGGCCGCGGTTCGAATGGGTCGACCGCGCCCGGCTCGCGGATGACGCTGTGGCGCTGCCGATCCCGGCGGAGGAGCCGGGTGCGCGCGCCGTCGCCGGGGTCGGCGGCCCGGTGGCCGGGTTGCGCGTGCGCGTGGTCGATCTCGACGGCCGGGACCGGCCCGGGGGCGGCGTCGGGGAGATCCTGATCCAGGGTCCGTCGGTGACCGCCGGGTATCTCGGCGGCGATCCGGCGGGCACGGCCGCGGAGTTCTCCGACGGCTGGTTGCGCACCGGGGACCTGGGCTATCTGCGCGATGGGGAACTGTTCGTCACCGGCCGTCGCAAGGAGATGATCACCGTCCGCGGGGTCAACTACTACGCCCACGACGTCGAGCACGCGGTGCGCGAACTCGACGGCCTCTACCAGGGCAGATGCACCGCCGCGGCGAATCCGGAGGGCGCCGACGTCATCGCGCTGATCGCCGAGACCGAACTCGAGGGCGCCGCCGCGGACGCGTTCGCCGAACGTGTGCGCGGGCATATCGCCGCCGAACTGGGCCTGGCCGCCGTCGAGGTGCACCTCGTCGCCCCGCGCACCATCCCCCGCACCAGCAGCGGCAAGCTCCAGCGCCTGTCCGCCGGGCAACTCCTCGCACGGCAGCGCTGA
- a CDS encoding cytochrome P450 translates to MDSTIASTVVAEQDSAIQTAIAHVFGPDGRPDPYSAARVLREAGPLHQTPLGHYLLTRYDDCAAVLSTTAWSHAEEAAMMHPTVSPEDAPEELPTSFLWMEPPDHTRLRNLVTKGFTPRMVTRLRPRIEELTEQLVDDALAAGEFDLIEKIAYPLPLIIACELIGVPSEAYEQVHRWSQDLARGFDHDYTLPEEALRARSAGSRGFMAYFRELLDARRREPADDLLSVLSQVEDRGDVLTEQELLATCITTFVAGHETTANLIGTGMLQLMRNPDQIAALRARPELTASAPDELLRMEPSVQMTTRAATRPITVAGREFEPGEGVVVLINSANRDDDAFPDSDRLDVSRYSDPHAPAKKHLGFSLGIHYCLGAPLALLEMEVLLDVLLRKVKDIEPLTETPLYKPNVVIRGLEALPTRFTPA, encoded by the coding sequence ATGGACTCGACTATCGCGAGCACGGTTGTCGCGGAACAGGATTCCGCGATCCAGACCGCCATCGCCCACGTGTTCGGACCGGACGGGCGGCCGGACCCCTACTCCGCGGCCCGCGTCCTGCGGGAAGCGGGGCCGTTGCACCAGACGCCGCTGGGCCACTACCTGCTGACCCGCTACGACGACTGCGCGGCCGTGCTCTCGACCACCGCGTGGAGCCACGCGGAGGAAGCGGCGATGATGCATCCGACCGTCTCGCCGGAGGACGCCCCCGAAGAGCTGCCCACCTCGTTCCTGTGGATGGAGCCGCCGGACCACACCCGGCTGCGCAACCTGGTGACCAAGGGGTTCACCCCGCGCATGGTGACCCGGCTGCGGCCGCGCATCGAGGAACTGACCGAGCAGCTCGTCGACGACGCCCTCGCGGCGGGCGAGTTCGACCTGATCGAGAAGATCGCCTACCCGCTGCCGCTGATCATCGCCTGCGAGCTGATCGGCGTGCCGTCGGAGGCCTACGAGCAGGTGCACCGGTGGTCGCAGGATCTCGCCCGCGGATTCGACCACGACTACACCCTGCCGGAGGAGGCGCTGCGCGCCCGCAGCGCGGGTTCGCGTGGATTCATGGCCTACTTCCGCGAACTGCTCGACGCGCGCCGCCGGGAACCGGCCGACGACCTGCTCAGCGTGCTCTCCCAGGTCGAGGACCGCGGCGATGTGCTGACCGAGCAGGAATTGCTGGCGACCTGCATCACCACCTTCGTCGCCGGACACGAGACCACCGCCAACCTGATCGGGACCGGAATGTTGCAGCTGATGCGCAATCCGGATCAGATCGCGGCCCTGCGGGCCCGCCCCGAATTGACCGCGTCCGCCCCCGACGAGCTGTTGCGGATGGAACCGTCGGTGCAGATGACCACTCGCGCCGCCACCAGGCCGATCACCGTCGCCGGCCGGGAATTCGAGCCGGGCGAGGGCGTGGTGGTGCTGATCAACTCGGCCAATCGCGACGACGACGCCTTCCCCGACTCCGACCGGCTCGACGTGTCGCGGTACTCCGATCCGCACGCACCCGCCAAGAAGCATCTGGGCTTCAGCCTCGGCATCCACTACTGCCTCGGCGCGCCCCTGGCGCTGCTGGAGATGGAGGTGCTGCTCGATGTGCTGCTACGCAAGGTGAAGGACATCGAACCCCTCACCGAGACACCGCTGTACAAGCCGAACGTCGTCATCCGTGGCCTGGAGGCGTTGCCTACCCGGTTCACACCCGCCTGA
- a CDS encoding acyl carrier protein: protein MTDTADILRTVTEIALAETGIPATELRPETDLRGMAGVDSVRVLRMVAKIERAYDIELEDQDVFGLSSLEDVVTVVDRALREAAA from the coding sequence ATGACCGACACCGCCGACATCCTGCGGACCGTCACCGAGATCGCCCTCGCCGAGACCGGCATCCCCGCCACCGAGCTGCGGCCCGAGACCGACCTGCGCGGCATGGCCGGGGTCGATTCGGTGCGCGTGCTGCGCATGGTCGCCAAGATCGAACGCGCCTACGACATCGAACTCGAGGACCAGGACGTCTTCGGCCTGTCCAGCCTCGAGGACGTGGTGACCGTGGTCGACCGCGCACTGCGTGAGGCCGCCGCGTGA
- a CDS encoding PaaI family thioesterase, whose translation MTSIDTRSEGTVAARVNELTAIFERGLQENLGVGASLGIRLESASEGRTRYYLDPNPATINAMFTVHGGVIATLMDTAMGSAVFTTLGDGVAYTTLELKVNFIRSVTMDGSRLTCEATAIHVGRRTATAEARITDAAGKLIAHGSTTIMVLQPQK comes from the coding sequence ATGACCAGTATCGACACGCGGTCCGAGGGCACGGTCGCCGCGCGCGTCAATGAACTGACCGCCATCTTCGAGCGCGGGCTGCAGGAGAATCTGGGCGTCGGGGCGTCGCTGGGCATCCGATTGGAAAGCGCGAGCGAGGGCCGCACACGGTACTACCTGGATCCGAATCCGGCCACCATCAACGCCATGTTCACCGTGCACGGCGGGGTCATCGCGACCCTGATGGACACGGCGATGGGCAGCGCGGTGTTCACCACACTCGGGGACGGCGTGGCCTATACGACGCTGGAGTTGAAGGTCAACTTCATCCGGTCGGTGACGATGGACGGGTCGCGGCTGACCTGCGAGGCGACCGCCATCCACGTCGGCAGGCGCACCGCGACCGCGGAGGCCAGAATCACCGACGCCGCGGGCAAGCTGATCGCCCACGGCTCCACCACGATCATGGTGCTGCAGCCGCAGAAGTGA
- a CDS encoding acyl-CoA desaturase: MSDADIERAVPESEAQRPARRAAPRKLAVDSPYLHRLQRRHFLLFDVLPIFGTAAAIAFAWVHPVGVTEIALLVGGWMATGLAITVGYHRLFTHRTFKAAPPVVATLAVIGSMAGQGGVLSWVAIHRRHHECSDQEGDPHSPNLSGDGFLGRVRGLAHSHFLWMRRHEYPNIVHYAPDLLKDRMLVRISRRYHWWVALGMAIPALIGALVYQSWTGAVSGLLWGGLVRMFVLEHIVWAINSFLHMFGTRPYRARGNSRNGGIFALISFGESWHNNHHAFPDSPSFGLDWYRLDPGYWLIRLLALTGLAWDVQVPNRERLAAKRIRPAQPAL; encoded by the coding sequence ATGTCCGATGCCGACATCGAGCGGGCAGTACCGGAATCCGAGGCGCAGCGGCCGGCCCGGCGCGCCGCCCCACGCAAGCTCGCGGTGGACAGTCCGTACCTGCATCGCCTGCAACGCCGCCACTTCCTGCTGTTCGACGTGCTGCCGATCTTCGGCACCGCGGCCGCGATCGCCTTCGCCTGGGTCCACCCGGTCGGGGTCACCGAGATCGCGCTGCTGGTCGGCGGCTGGATGGCGACGGGCCTGGCGATCACGGTGGGTTATCACCGCTTGTTCACCCACCGCACGTTCAAGGCCGCGCCGCCGGTGGTCGCCACGCTCGCCGTGATCGGTTCCATGGCGGGCCAGGGCGGCGTCCTGTCCTGGGTCGCCATCCATCGCCGTCACCACGAGTGCAGCGATCAGGAGGGCGATCCGCATTCGCCGAATCTCTCCGGCGACGGCTTCCTCGGGCGGGTGCGCGGACTGGCGCACTCGCACTTCCTGTGGATGCGCCGCCACGAATACCCCAACATCGTCCACTACGCGCCGGACCTGCTCAAAGATCGCATGCTGGTGCGCATCTCCCGGCGCTACCACTGGTGGGTGGCACTCGGCATGGCGATTCCCGCGCTCATCGGCGCGCTGGTGTACCAGAGCTGGACCGGGGCGGTCAGTGGGCTGCTGTGGGGCGGACTGGTGCGGATGTTCGTGCTCGAGCACATCGTGTGGGCGATCAACTCGTTCCTGCACATGTTCGGCACCCGGCCCTACCGGGCTCGTGGCAACAGCCGCAACGGCGGGATCTTCGCCCTGATCTCGTTCGGCGAGTCCTGGCACAACAACCACCACGCCTTCCCGGACTCGCCGTCGTTCGGCCTCGACTGGTACCGCCTCGACCCCGGGTACTGGCTGATCCGCCTGCTCGCACTTACCGGCCTGGCCTGGGACGTGCAGGTACCCAACCGCGAACGCCTGGCCGCCAAACGAATTCGACCCGCCCAGCCCGCGTTGTGA
- a CDS encoding PaaI family thioesterase, whose protein sequence is MTTGEPVAVPWSVIPDYHCFGCSPHNAAGLRLTFTPHPDGLRADFRLDRSFESYPGVVHGGLTGVICDELMGNLIVLTRHRPAFTVTQRTRFLTPLLIARDYHCVAALEPSPPGQPLRARAEIRAADGAVCATSTATYQPFALEDARRHLTLDDDEIAALAHALATGDHTAPDPTAPHPPAAHSPAAHSPATNPTATNGVPS, encoded by the coding sequence ATGACGACCGGTGAACCCGTCGCGGTGCCGTGGTCGGTCATCCCGGACTACCACTGCTTCGGCTGCTCCCCGCACAATGCCGCCGGGCTGCGGCTGACCTTCACCCCGCACCCGGACGGACTGCGCGCGGACTTCCGGCTGGACCGGTCGTTCGAGTCCTACCCCGGCGTCGTGCACGGCGGGCTGACCGGGGTGATCTGCGACGAACTGATGGGCAACCTGATCGTGCTCACCCGGCACCGTCCCGCCTTCACCGTCACCCAGCGCACCCGCTTCCTCACGCCGCTGCTGATCGCCCGGGACTACCACTGCGTCGCCGCCCTCGAGCCCAGCCCGCCCGGGCAGCCGCTGCGGGCCCGCGCGGAGATCCGCGCGGCCGACGGCGCGGTCTGCGCCACCTCCACCGCCACCTATCAGCCGTTCGCCCTGGAGGACGCGCGCCGTCACCTCACGCTCGACGACGACGAGATCGCCGCCCTCGCCCACGCACTCGCGACCGGCGATCACACCGCGCCCGATCCCACCGCCCCACATCCCCCTGCCGCGCATTCCCCTGCCGCGCATTCCCCTGCCACGAATCCCACCGCCACGAACGGAGTTCCGTCATGA
- a CDS encoding acyl-ACP desaturase, with protein MKKVSDIASALIPVEEMAAAVDGFLAASPAARSWDVETAFDWPRADADRLTEGQRSAVRFVTLIEDHLPGYFGVYHRYFPVDDSVDHASFVHNRELYHFTVRWALEEDTHAHALARYQDAAGIADRGALRTELAVEGRKPFDLPYDHPVQFFAYALVQEKATQMYYQQLRDVVGDPVLAALLGRLARDEARHFSFMADVVGRYLRVQGDATTEPIRDVIADFRMPLADTMRGYWRWALQIADVASYDHTRAYEHLVKVLDRAVDARSDRLDELMRFITQCRALT; from the coding sequence ATGAAGAAGGTGAGCGACATCGCGTCCGCACTGATCCCCGTCGAGGAGATGGCGGCGGCGGTCGACGGCTTCCTGGCCGCCTCGCCCGCCGCCCGCTCCTGGGATGTGGAGACCGCCTTCGACTGGCCGCGCGCCGATGCGGACCGGCTCACCGAGGGCCAGCGTTCGGCGGTGCGGTTCGTCACCCTGATCGAAGATCACCTGCCGGGTTACTTCGGCGTCTACCACCGGTACTTCCCGGTGGACGACAGCGTCGATCACGCGAGCTTCGTCCACAATCGCGAGCTGTACCACTTCACCGTCCGCTGGGCGCTGGAGGAGGACACCCACGCCCACGCGCTGGCCCGATACCAGGACGCCGCCGGCATCGCCGACCGCGGCGCGCTACGCACCGAACTGGCGGTGGAGGGCCGCAAGCCGTTCGATCTGCCCTACGACCATCCGGTGCAGTTCTTCGCCTACGCGCTCGTGCAGGAGAAGGCGACCCAGATGTATTACCAGCAGCTGCGCGATGTCGTCGGCGATCCGGTGCTGGCGGCGCTGCTCGGGCGGCTGGCCCGCGACGAGGCACGCCATTTCAGCTTCATGGCCGACGTGGTCGGCCGCTACCTGCGGGTGCAGGGCGATGCGACGACCGAACCGATCCGCGATGTGATCGCCGACTTCCGGATGCCGTTGGCCGACACCATGCGCGGCTACTGGCGGTGGGCGTTGCAGATCGCGGACGTGGCCTCCTACGACCACACCCGAGCCTACGAACACCTGGTAAAGGTGCTCGATCGTGCCGTGGACGCTCGTTCCGACCGGCTCGACGAGCTCATGCGGTTCATCACGCAATGCCGCGCCCTGACCTGA
- a CDS encoding SAM-dependent methyltransferase, with product MSVTADTNQHYDLDPEIFGEFLDPLRKYSSALYESPADTLEQAQRRKLRFVARRLGLRGGERLLDVGCGWGSLILFMAEEFGCLATGVSPAPRQHEYIAAQARARGVAERVRTEVGHFERMDLPPRSVDAVTLLGSIVHMPDLDAVFGKARAVLRRRGTLYVSESCFRHAAARTAFDGRAGTEFVREDIFGWGELRPLSELVTAAENAGFSIIAVDDLTEHYRRTIDDWIANVDSAAARIDGHSPGLADRLRHYLEIANAGWGYTTKHYALTCRNAR from the coding sequence GTGAGCGTCACCGCCGACACCAACCAGCACTACGACCTCGACCCGGAGATCTTCGGCGAATTCCTCGATCCCCTGCGCAAATACAGTTCCGCGCTCTACGAGTCGCCCGCCGACACCCTCGAGCAGGCACAGCGGCGCAAACTGCGGTTCGTCGCGCGACGGCTCGGGCTACGCGGCGGCGAACGCCTGCTCGACGTCGGCTGCGGCTGGGGGTCGCTGATCCTGTTCATGGCCGAGGAGTTCGGTTGCCTCGCCACCGGGGTCAGCCCGGCCCCGCGCCAGCACGAGTACATCGCCGCGCAGGCCAGGGCCCGCGGCGTCGCCGAACGGGTCCGCACCGAGGTCGGGCACTTCGAACGGATGGACCTGCCCCCGCGCAGCGTCGACGCGGTCACCCTGCTGGGCTCCATCGTGCACATGCCCGATCTCGACGCGGTCTTCGGCAAGGCGCGCGCGGTGCTGCGCAGGCGCGGCACGCTGTATGTCTCCGAGAGCTGCTTCCGGCACGCCGCCGCGCGCACCGCGTTCGACGGCCGGGCGGGCACCGAGTTCGTGCGCGAGGACATCTTCGGCTGGGGCGAGCTGCGCCCGCTGTCGGAGCTGGTGACCGCCGCCGAGAACGCCGGATTCTCGATCATCGCGGTGGACGACCTCACCGAGCACTACCGCCGCACCATCGACGACTGGATCGCCAACGTGGACTCCGCGGCCGCCCGCATCGACGGGCACAGCCCCGGGCTGGCCGACCGGCTGCGGCACTACCTGGAGATCGCCAACGCCGGATGGGGTTACACCACCAAGCACTACGCGCTGACCTGCCGCAACGCCCGATGA
- a CDS encoding aldehyde dehydrogenase family protein — protein sequence MDIQIDALGPAGAYRTRERLALTSTAGERIGEISQVPPLYVRRTLAAMRAAAVLPVEQRLAALDRAAELFLHGTVGGLDPDRYARLVSTASGVPLAVVRQSVDWVADVLRSQRVVAELAMPHGAVASWRDNRTLAGSAVWTRKGDLFAVHAAGNTPAVHGLWPEALALGYKVVVRPSTREPYTAFRLVSALREAGFPPDVVTLLPTDYAAADVIIAESDYAIVYGGQDVVDKYAANPRVLTQGPGRSKILLTGEVDWRSKIDLLAGSVSHLGGTACTCATAILVEGDPEPVALAVAEALAAVPSLPADHPEAILTVRPVDSARETARYLARVAGDARPILGADTVVDELPSGGAVLRPAVHLVADSSAPQLGVELGFPCVWVGPWRPEDGIAPLRNSLVLTAITTRDDLVGQLLDEPSVTNLYVGDHPTTWLRPGVPHDGYLAEHLMRTKGMIRSAT from the coding sequence ATGGATATCCAGATCGACGCTCTCGGGCCGGCCGGTGCGTACCGCACCCGTGAACGTCTCGCGCTGACCTCGACCGCGGGCGAGCGGATAGGCGAGATCTCCCAGGTGCCGCCACTGTATGTGCGGCGCACCCTCGCCGCGATGCGCGCCGCCGCCGTCCTGCCCGTCGAGCAGCGGCTGGCCGCGCTCGACCGGGCCGCGGAATTGTTCCTGCACGGCACGGTCGGTGGTCTCGACCCCGACCGGTACGCCCGACTGGTCTCGACCGCCTCCGGTGTGCCGCTGGCGGTGGTGCGGCAGTCGGTCGACTGGGTCGCCGACGTGCTGCGATCACAGCGGGTCGTCGCCGAGCTGGCGATGCCGCACGGCGCCGTCGCGTCGTGGCGCGACAATCGGACCCTGGCCGGGTCGGCGGTCTGGACCCGCAAGGGCGATCTGTTCGCGGTGCACGCGGCGGGCAACACTCCCGCCGTGCACGGGCTGTGGCCGGAGGCGCTGGCGTTGGGCTACAAGGTGGTGGTGCGGCCGTCGACCCGCGAGCCGTACACCGCCTTCCGTTTGGTGAGCGCACTGCGGGAGGCGGGTTTCCCGCCGGATGTCGTGACGCTGCTGCCGACCGATTACGCGGCGGCCGACGTGATCATCGCCGAATCCGATTACGCCATCGTCTACGGCGGACAGGACGTGGTGGACAAGTACGCCGCGAACCCGCGGGTACTGACCCAGGGACCGGGGCGGTCGAAGATCCTGCTCACCGGGGAGGTCGACTGGCGGTCGAAGATCGACCTGCTCGCCGGTTCGGTCAGCCATCTCGGCGGTACGGCGTGCACCTGCGCCACCGCGATACTCGTCGAGGGCGACCCCGAACCTGTCGCCCTGGCGGTCGCCGAGGCGTTGGCCGCCGTCCCCAGTCTGCCCGCCGACCATCCCGAGGCGATTCTCACCGTGCGACCGGTGGATTCCGCCCGGGAAACGGCGCGGTACCTGGCCCGGGTCGCGGGCGATGCGCGTCCGATCCTCGGCGCGGACACCGTCGTGGACGAATTGCCCTCGGGCGGAGCGGTGCTGCGCCCCGCCGTGCACCTGGTCGCCGACAGCTCTGCCCCGCAACTGGGCGTCGAACTCGGCTTCCCGTGCGTGTGGGTGGGTCCGTGGCGGCCCGAGGACGGGATCGCGCCGTTGCGGAACTCGCTGGTGCTCACCGCGATCACCACCCGCGACGACCTCGTCGGCCAGCTGCTGGACGAGCCGTCGGTGACCAACCTCTACGTCGGTGACCATCCCACCACCTGGCTGCGCCCGGGAGTGCCGCACGACGGTTACCTCGCCGAACATCTCATGCGCACCAAAGGGATGATCCGATCCGCGACGTGA
- a CDS encoding ferritin-like domain-containing protein, which translates to MHSYDVFRHYERLHWRLADLDLDAVDTSLVRPEYITLAESAAMGESNVIAAVHGFLDEFVDDYDFSAFAVVWGFQEVQHHYAFRAWLSAVGHRVDQDAVSAMRAPYAPGTTPSATLATNIISELTVNHVYRAVAAWVQEPVLKNLLLKASRDEAGHAREFIHYATERLKRRPDELPSVLETLYVYSSEATIKHPVSTFKAGISEGGDHATIDTGFDLFLEQVAADGELDALHDKVRRTFAGMTGLDLSSNARVRRALADALA; encoded by the coding sequence GTGCACAGCTACGACGTCTTCCGCCATTACGAGCGCCTGCATTGGCGGCTGGCCGATCTCGACCTCGACGCGGTGGACACCTCACTGGTGCGTCCGGAGTACATCACGCTGGCCGAGAGCGCGGCGATGGGCGAATCCAATGTCATCGCGGCCGTGCACGGCTTTCTCGACGAGTTCGTCGACGACTACGACTTCTCCGCCTTCGCCGTGGTGTGGGGCTTCCAGGAAGTGCAGCACCACTACGCCTTCCGCGCCTGGCTGAGCGCGGTCGGACACCGCGTCGACCAGGACGCCGTCAGCGCGATGCGCGCACCCTATGCGCCGGGCACCACGCCCTCGGCCACGCTGGCCACCAACATCATCTCCGAGCTGACCGTGAACCACGTCTACCGTGCGGTCGCCGCCTGGGTGCAGGAGCCGGTGCTGAAGAACCTGCTGCTCAAAGCCAGTCGCGACGAGGCCGGGCACGCGCGCGAGTTCATCCACTACGCCACCGAGCGGTTGAAGCGCAGGCCCGACGAACTGCCCTCGGTGCTGGAGACGCTCTACGTGTACAGCTCCGAAGCCACGATCAAGCATCCGGTGAGCACCTTCAAGGCGGGCATCAGCGAGGGCGGCGATCACGCGACGATCGACACCGGCTTCGACCTGTTCCTCGAGCAGGTGGCCGCCGACGGCGAGCTGGACGCACTGCACGACAAGGTCCGTCGCACCTTCGCGGGCATGACCGGTCTCGACCTGTCCAGCAACGCGCGCGTGCGCCGCGCCCTCGCCGACGCCCTGGCCTGA
- a CDS encoding FAD-dependent oxidoreductase, with protein sequence MNSDRSAARESSSGEFTNAPGRAVVLGAGIAGLLAARVLSEHFADVLLVERDPLDTEGPRRGVPQGRHLHGLLDRGRTILEQLYPGFTSEATELGAGTAEALVGTRWYLGGLRAAPTATGLTSLMATRPLLEAVIRRRTLATPGIRWCAGAAHGLLGDADEVRAVLLSGDSGVRPEAAELIVDATGRGSRAPEWLIALGACAPAEERLEVGLGYASTLIPHVEGRLDGHRSVIISTGADGRGGGAIRVEGDRWHVTLAGMLGDHPPTDPAGFAAFAATLAAPDIHGLIAAAESAGHRSGTAQRQRAIVPHKFRSPVRRRFDRLKSVPRGFVVLGDALCSFNPLYAQGMTVAAQQAIVLRDCLAAGGRADLPARFYSAASDVVDVAWRLSAGSDLANPAVPGPRGLRIRLTNAYVARAHRAAHVDPVVSRTFLRVANLVEPPTALLRPDLARRILWRRDHRIGRVAEPPAVADPTG encoded by the coding sequence GTGAATTCCGACCGATCCGCCGCACGGGAATCGTCGTCCGGTGAATTCACGAACGCGCCGGGCCGCGCCGTCGTTCTCGGCGCCGGCATCGCCGGACTGCTGGCCGCCCGGGTGCTTTCCGAGCATTTCGCCGATGTCCTTCTCGTCGAACGCGATCCGCTCGATACCGAGGGGCCGCGGCGCGGCGTGCCGCAGGGCAGGCACCTGCACGGGCTGCTCGATCGCGGCCGCACGATCCTCGAGCAGCTGTATCCGGGGTTCACCTCCGAGGCGACCGAGCTCGGCGCGGGCACCGCCGAGGCTTTGGTGGGCACCCGGTGGTATCTGGGCGGCCTGCGCGCGGCGCCGACCGCGACCGGTCTCACCTCGCTGATGGCGACCCGGCCGCTGCTGGAGGCGGTGATCCGCCGCCGCACCCTGGCGACACCGGGCATCCGCTGGTGCGCCGGCGCCGCACACGGCCTCCTCGGCGACGCCGACGAGGTGCGCGCCGTGCTGCTGTCCGGCGATTCCGGCGTCCGGCCCGAAGCCGCTGAGCTGATCGTCGACGCGACCGGTCGCGGGTCCCGCGCACCGGAATGGCTCATCGCGCTGGGGGCGTGCGCGCCGGCAGAGGAACGGCTCGAGGTCGGTCTCGGGTATGCCTCCACCCTGATACCGCACGTCGAGGGCCGGCTGGACGGGCATCGTTCGGTCATCATCTCCACCGGAGCCGATGGACGCGGCGGCGGCGCGATCCGGGTCGAGGGCGACCGCTGGCACGTCACGCTGGCCGGGATGCTCGGCGATCACCCGCCGACCGATCCCGCCGGATTCGCGGCTTTCGCGGCCACCCTCGCCGCGCCGGATATCCACGGGCTGATCGCCGCGGCCGAGTCCGCCGGACATCGCAGCGGCACCGCCCAGCGACAGCGTGCGATCGTGCCGCACAAGTTCCGTTCGCCGGTGCGCCGCCGTTTCGACCGGCTGAAGTCCGTGCCGCGCGGTTTCGTCGTCCTCGGCGATGCCTTGTGCAGCTTCAATCCGCTCTACGCGCAGGGCATGACCGTCGCCGCGCAGCAGGCGATCGTCCTGCGCGACTGCCTCGCCGCGGGTGGGCGCGCGGACCTGCCTGCCCGGTTCTACTCCGCCGCGAGCGATGTCGTGGACGTCGCGTGGCGGCTCTCCGCCGGGTCGGACCTGGCGAACCCGGCCGTGCCGGGACCGCGCGGCCTGCGCATCCGGCTCACCAATGCCTATGTGGCGCGGGCACATCGGGCCGCGCACGTCGACCCGGTGGTGTCGCGCACCTTTCTGCGGGTCGCCAACCTGGTGGAACCGCCGACCGCGCTGCTGCGACCCGATCTCGCCCGGCGCATCCTGTGGCGCCGCGACCACCGCATCGGCCGGGTGGCCGAGCCACCCGCCGTCGCCGACCCGACCGGCTGA